Genomic DNA from Telopea speciosissima isolate NSW1024214 ecotype Mountain lineage chromosome 2, Tspe_v1, whole genome shotgun sequence:
GGTATAGGTCATCGATACAAATACTTGATCGATTGTATCGGTCGGATTGATATGTGAACTTCTAAATCCATGAACCGACCAGCAGAGCAACCCTTATTGGATTTCGGGTCAATCCGTTTCAGAAAAATGCCCATTAGCTCCGGCTCCACTGCCTTCTTCTGGcagacaaaaaacaaaaagaggagaGCAGAAACCGTTTGGGATAGATCGGCGTGAGAAGAACGCAGCTGAGAAGGGTGTGGAGAAAAAAGCACAGAAAGCTTAAAGTTAGGGTTTagcaatggagggttgggatcCGAATACGAAGTCGACACTGACCAAAATTCCATTATTGACGATAAAGGCAGGTCCAAGGGACGGAGCGGCATGGACGCAGAGGCTGAAGGAAGAGTATAAAGGGTTGATAGCCTACACTCAGATGAACAAGTCCAACGATAACGACTGGTTCAGGATCACTGCCGCAAATCCTGAGGGGACAAGGTGGACAGGAAAGTGTTGGTACGTTCACAATCTTCTCAAATACGAGTTTGATCTGCAATTCGATATCCCCGTGACCTATCCATCTACCGCTCCTGAGCTCGAGCTCCCTGAACTCGATGGAAAGACTCACAAGGTAAGGTTTTCACCTTTCTTTGTCTTTTATTGTTCTTCATTATGTTGGGTTTAATCAAATTGTTAGAACTTTGGGTTATTGGGGTCTAGGAGGTGTGGAGTCTGTTTGCTGCAAACCGTATGAATACGTGGTCTGAACATTTGAGGTGGATTCCAAAGGGAATGGGTAGATTGTCAAACCAATTTCATGGGTGGAATCCTATCTTCTTCtactttgtttttcttcccACCCTGGTTTCTGTTCTCAATGTATTTTAGTTCTAATTTCCAACCAAATCAGGTCAGAAAGTTCATATTCTTAATCTGTTATagatctattttacataaatcAGAATTGTCATTGGTACTTAATTTGGCTATTTTGATTTCCTAATATTTTCCTGTATATTGTTCGGTTTGCTTTATATTTTAGAGCCATGCCTCGGCAGTCATTATCTTTCAGTTCAGTccataaaaccctagatttgtacCTTCTGTTATCCACATGCAGACTCCCTGCTCTGTCTCTGTTAAAACCCCTATCATTCCCAATTGCACCCTTCTATCAATCAGAGAAATCTGCCATTCTTTGACTGTCAAAAGGTCTAATTACAGGGGTCACTTGACCCAAGTTTCTAGCCTAACAATTACTAGTTTTTGACTTACAAATTTATCCTATTCCACCCTATTGCTGAACTATCAATTTCTCTATTATCTCTTTAGTATATAATCTATTTCTGTTGCCATATCGTCCCTGGTATcactgtttcttcttttctatttagcCTATTCTGCCCATTAAAGCCTATTGCAAATTCTGCCCCTATCTTAACCAGCGTTAGGGTTTCACCTTGCACCAtctgttttcctattttttcttgaaaattcTGCTATTTTCTAGTATCATATTGACATCACTATTAATGGCTGGTATTTCCTACTCGGTACATTAGTTTGGGTCCTATTTCTTCTCTGTCACAGAAGATTCCTATTGCCTAAATACTAAGCTAGTATTAGGATTATTAGAACTGCATTACCCCAAAGCGAAGAAAGGGGCgataaaaaagttaaaaaaagaaGGTGTGCTAGCCTTTGGGAAAAAGATGCTGTGTTCAAACTAAACTCAGCCCACTAAAGCAAAGCAAACAACATTGAAAAATCAACCAATGCCCTATACATGAATAACAACACAGCCCCTTTACACCTAGATCCATTACCCCTGCCTCTACCAAAAAATGAAGATTTCACACTATGCCGAAACTGCTCACCCCTCTCAACAAGAGCCAGCACCTTAATTGGCAAAAATGCTACTCCTGCATGCTCTTCATTTTCTCCTTCCTCATCTGGCCTTATTCCCTGTTCTCTTgtacaactcaactcagccttatcctgaCTAAATTGGGTCGGCTACATGTATCCTCTTTTGCCAATCAATTCTATTCAAAGCTCTAGGATCCACGCTAAGGCTGAAGTTTTTACAGTGCCGGCTCCTGAACTGATGTACCAACCTTCCTCTTGTAGTATCATCAAATTCAATAGGGTCCCATAACTTAATATAGTTATATGGCCGTGTGCATGACTGTTTGCACCTGCGTGCGTGTGTGTGATAAATTGCCTCTTAGTATTTGT
This window encodes:
- the LOC122651593 gene encoding ubiquitin-fold modifier-conjugating enzyme 1; the protein is MEGWDPNTKSTLTKIPLLTIKAGPRDGAAWTQRLKEEYKGLIAYTQMNKSNDNDWFRITAANPEGTRWTGKCWYVHNLLKYEFDLQFDIPVTYPSTAPELELPELDGKTHKMYRGGKICLTVHFKPLWAKNCPRFGIAHALCLGLAPWLAAEVPILVDSGMIKHKDDAASSAGS